Proteins encoded by one window of Blautia luti:
- a CDS encoding CBS domain-containing protein, producing the protein MNILFFLTPKSEVAYIFENETLRQTLEKMEHRKFSCIPLLSLDGKYTGTISEGDLLWGMKTLNVPDLKTSEGISIMAVPRRATYKAVHANSNMEDLLDKAINQNYVPVVDDQGYFIGIITRKEIIKYCYKELKKYAEASETSETSASK; encoded by the coding sequence GTGAACATTTTATTCTTTTTAACACCAAAAAGTGAAGTAGCGTACATCTTTGAAAATGAAACCTTACGCCAGACACTGGAGAAGATGGAACACAGGAAATTTTCCTGCATCCCCCTTCTCAGCCTGGACGGCAAATATACCGGAACCATTTCCGAGGGCGACCTTCTCTGGGGTATGAAAACCTTAAACGTACCGGATCTGAAGACATCTGAAGGAATTTCCATCATGGCGGTTCCCCGCCGTGCAACCTATAAGGCCGTTCACGCAAACTCCAATATGGAAGACCTCCTGGATAAAGCCATCAACCAGAATTACGTTCCGGTGGTGGATGACCAGGGATATTTCATTGGGATCATCACACGTAAGGAAATCATCAAATACTGCTACAAAGAACTGAAAAAATATGCAGAAGCTTCCGAAACATCAGAAACCTCTGCATCAAAGTAG
- a CDS encoding UDP-N-acetylmuramoyl-L-alanyl-D-glutamate--2,6-diaminopimelate ligase — MKLVSLLERLEYTCLQGTTDQEVKNVIYDSRKVEEGSLFICIRGAVVDGHKFVPDVVAKGAKVLVVEEAVEAPEDVTMILVKDTRYAMAFISAAYFGYPAEKLKTIGITGTKGKTTTTYMVKSILENAGYKVGLIGTIEAIIGDRKIPAKNTTPESYMVQEYFHEMVEAGCDCVVMEVSSQGLMLHRTQGFIFDFGIFTNIEPDHIGPNEHKDFDDYLRCKSLLLKQCKVGIVNRDDEHFDKIIEGHTCQLETYGFSPEADLRAEDAKLVGGKGYLGISYHLKGLLDFHVEIDIPGKFSIYNSLTAIAICRHFKVSEENILKALKVAKVKGRIEMVKVSDEFTLMIDYAHNAMALESLLTTLREYNPHRLVCLFGCGGNRSKLRRYEMGEVSGKLADLTIITSDNPRDEEPQAIIDDIKVGMAKTSGKYVEIIDRKEAIAYAIHHGEPGDIIVLAGKGHEDYQEIKGKKYPMDERVLIADILAEK; from the coding sequence ATGAAATTAGTATCCTTATTAGAACGTCTGGAATATACCTGCCTTCAGGGAACTACAGACCAGGAAGTTAAGAATGTTATTTATGATTCCAGGAAAGTGGAAGAAGGCTCTCTTTTTATCTGTATCCGCGGAGCTGTAGTGGACGGACATAAATTCGTGCCGGATGTGGTGGCGAAAGGAGCGAAAGTCCTGGTAGTGGAAGAAGCTGTAGAAGCTCCGGAAGATGTGACAATGATCCTTGTAAAAGATACCCGCTATGCTATGGCCTTTATTTCAGCAGCATATTTCGGCTATCCGGCAGAAAAGCTGAAAACAATCGGAATTACAGGAACCAAGGGAAAAACCACCACCACCTATATGGTTAAATCCATTCTGGAAAATGCTGGCTATAAAGTAGGCCTGATTGGCACCATCGAAGCGATCATCGGTGACAGAAAAATACCTGCCAAAAACACAACGCCGGAATCCTACATGGTACAGGAATATTTCCATGAAATGGTGGAAGCAGGCTGTGACTGTGTGGTAATGGAAGTCTCTTCTCAGGGACTGATGCTTCACAGAACCCAGGGATTTATTTTTGATTTTGGTATTTTCACCAATATTGAACCGGACCATATCGGACCGAATGAACATAAGGACTTCGATGATTATCTCAGATGCAAATCGCTTCTTCTGAAACAGTGTAAAGTGGGAATCGTAAACAGAGACGATGAACATTTCGACAAGATCATAGAAGGCCACACCTGTCAGCTGGAGACATATGGATTCTCACCGGAGGCAGATCTGCGTGCAGAAGATGCGAAACTGGTAGGTGGCAAAGGATATCTGGGAATTTCCTATCATCTGAAGGGACTGCTGGATTTCCATGTGGAAATTGACATTCCTGGTAAATTCAGCATTTATAATTCTCTTACTGCCATTGCAATCTGCCGCCATTTCAAGGTTTCAGAGGAGAATATCCTAAAGGCCCTGAAAGTAGCGAAAGTCAAAGGACGTATCGAGATGGTGAAAGTTTCAGATGAATTTACACTGATGATCGATTATGCACATAATGCCATGGCGCTGGAGAGTCTGCTCACAACATTGAGAGAATACAACCCTCACAGACTGGTATGCCTGTTCGGATGTGGTGGCAACCGTTCTAAGCTGCGCCGCTATGAGATGGGAGAGGTTTCCGGAAAGCTGGCAGATCTTACTATTATCACTTCCGACAACCCACGTGATGAAGAACCACAGGCGATCATTGATGATATCAAGGTGGGAATGGCGAAGACCAGCGGGAAATATGTAGAGATCATTGACCGTAAGGAAGCCATTGCCTATGCGATCCATCATGGAGAACCGGGAGACATTATCGTACTTGCCGGAAAAGGCCATGAGGATTATCAGGAGATCAAAGGTAAGAAATATCCTATGGATGAGAGAGTCCTGATCGCTGATATCCTGGCTGAAAAATAA
- the priA gene encoding replication restart helicase PriA has protein sequence MIYADIIIDISSDKLDRSFQYCVPAHLEQEIKLGMVVSIPFGNSNQLRKGYVTGLSQEAKVDPSILKEIAGCCSAEETTESRLIALAAWMKENYGSTMIQALKTVLPIKEKIRAKEKRYLSLSISEEKAAEILAQLEKTRFKARTRLLRELLQEKRLDYTTASRELGVAASVVKKLEEQGILHIEYDEVQRNSLNTGDIQKEEPLPLTTEQESAVQCILEEWKSAQPRPVLLEGVTGSGKTQVYMKLIEETLNRGEQAIVLIPEIALTYQTVRRFYARFGEKVSVINSRQSQGERYDQFKRARKGEVQVMVGPRSALFTPFSRLGLIVIDEEHEPSYKSENSPRYHARETAVKRAELEHARVVLGSATPSLEAYSRAVSDEYVLVKLKARYGERPMPKVSIVDLREELKAGNRSILSRELWEGIERRLESREQIMLFLNRRGYAGFVSCRSCGHVMKCPHCDVSLSEHNNGRLICHYCGYETKKPQVCPECGSPYIGGFKAGTQQIEKVVQDTFPGVRTLRMDFDTTRNKGSYEKILASFAAHEADVLIGTQMIVKGHDFPDVTLVGVIAADLSLNADDYRCGERTFQLLCQAVGRCGRGKKPGEAVIQTYHPDHYSIQAAAVQDYEAFYEEEMSYRELMDYPPAAHMMAVLGSCPEEELLIQAMHYLQLYINRIYKKKDLHVIGPAYASVGKVKDIYRQVIYLKHEDYGTLVRIRDQMEKYIEINSGFRKIYIQFDFS, from the coding sequence ATGATTTATGCTGATATAATAATAGATATTTCCAGTGACAAGCTGGATCGGAGCTTTCAGTACTGTGTCCCGGCACATCTGGAACAGGAAATAAAACTGGGGATGGTAGTATCCATCCCCTTTGGAAACAGTAATCAGCTCAGAAAAGGGTATGTGACCGGTCTTTCCCAGGAAGCGAAGGTAGATCCCTCCATATTAAAAGAGATCGCAGGATGCTGCAGTGCAGAGGAGACTACAGAGTCCAGACTGATCGCTCTTGCAGCCTGGATGAAGGAAAATTATGGATCCACCATGATCCAGGCTTTAAAGACAGTCCTTCCGATCAAAGAGAAGATCAGGGCAAAGGAAAAACGTTATCTCAGTCTGAGTATTTCAGAAGAAAAGGCTGCAGAGATCCTGGCACAGCTGGAAAAGACCCGGTTTAAAGCCAGAACCCGGCTTCTGCGTGAACTACTGCAGGAGAAACGGCTGGACTATACCACGGCATCCAGAGAGCTTGGGGTCGCTGCTTCTGTGGTAAAGAAACTGGAAGAGCAGGGAATCCTTCATATAGAATATGATGAAGTTCAGAGGAATTCACTGAACACCGGGGATATTCAGAAAGAAGAACCACTGCCTCTTACCACGGAGCAGGAGAGCGCAGTCCAATGTATTCTGGAGGAATGGAAGAGTGCCCAGCCCCGTCCCGTGCTTCTGGAGGGAGTTACAGGAAGCGGCAAAACACAGGTATATATGAAACTCATTGAAGAAACACTGAACAGAGGAGAGCAGGCAATTGTGCTGATCCCGGAGATTGCCCTGACCTATCAGACTGTACGGCGTTTCTATGCCAGATTCGGAGAAAAAGTTTCCGTGATCAATTCCAGACAGTCCCAGGGGGAACGGTATGACCAGTTCAAGCGTGCCAGAAAGGGAGAAGTGCAGGTAATGGTAGGTCCCAGATCAGCATTGTTTACACCTTTTTCCAGACTGGGGCTTATTGTGATCGACGAAGAACATGAACCCAGTTATAAAAGCGAGAACAGCCCTAGGTATCATGCCAGGGAAACCGCAGTAAAAAGAGCAGAACTGGAGCACGCCAGGGTGGTGCTGGGATCAGCTACTCCGTCCCTGGAGGCTTACAGCAGAGCTGTGAGTGATGAATATGTTCTGGTGAAACTGAAGGCCAGATACGGGGAGCGTCCCATGCCGAAGGTTTCCATTGTAGATTTGCGAGAGGAATTGAAGGCCGGAAATCGTTCCATTCTGAGCAGAGAACTGTGGGAAGGGATAGAAAGAAGGCTGGAAAGCCGGGAACAGATCATGCTCTTTCTGAACAGAAGAGGTTATGCAGGTTTTGTGTCCTGCAGATCCTGCGGCCATGTGATGAAATGTCCCCACTGTGATGTATCTCTGTCCGAGCACAATAACGGAAGACTGATCTGCCATTACTGCGGATATGAAACAAAGAAACCACAGGTGTGTCCGGAGTGCGGTTCACCGTATATCGGCGGATTTAAAGCCGGCACCCAGCAGATTGAGAAAGTAGTGCAGGACACATTTCCAGGAGTGAGAACCCTGAGAATGGATTTTGACACTACCAGAAACAAGGGAAGTTATGAGAAGATCCTGGCGTCTTTTGCCGCTCATGAAGCAGATGTTCTGATCGGAACCCAGATGATCGTAAAAGGACATGATTTCCCTGATGTGACCCTGGTGGGAGTGATCGCTGCAGATCTTTCCCTGAATGCGGATGATTACCGATGCGGGGAACGGACTTTTCAACTTCTGTGCCAGGCAGTGGGACGATGCGGAAGAGGAAAAAAGCCGGGGGAGGCTGTGATCCAGACCTATCATCCGGATCATTACAGTATCCAGGCAGCGGCTGTACAGGACTATGAAGCTTTCTATGAGGAAGAGATGAGCTACAGGGAACTGATGGATTATCCGCCGGCAGCACATATGATGGCTGTCCTGGGATCCTGCCCGGAAGAAGAACTTCTGATACAGGCCATGCACTATCTGCAGCTCTATATAAACAGGATCTATAAGAAAAAAGATCTCCATGTTATAGGGCCTGCCTATGCATCGGTGGGTAAAGTAAAGGACATTTATAGACAGGTGATCTATCTGAAACATGAAGATTACGGAACCCTGGTCCGGATCAGGGATCAGATGGAGAAATATATAGAGATAAATTCCGGTTTCCGGAAGATATACATACAATTTGATTTCAGTTAA
- a CDS encoding amino acid ABC transporter ATP-binding protein — MSDKNVLIQVKDLKKAFGTNQVLDGITTDICQGEVVAIIGPSGSGKSTFLRSLNLLEVPTGGQILFEGTDITDPKVDINRHRQKIGMVFQQFNLFPHKTVKENIMLAPVELKLMTKDEASKKADELLARVGLPDKANAYPNMLSGGQKQRIAIARSLAMNPDVMLFDEPTSALDPEMVGEVLELMKELAQSGMTMAVVTHEMGFAREVATRVLFIDDGKIQEENTPKEFFANPKNQRLRDFLSKVL, encoded by the coding sequence GTGAGCGATAAGAATGTACTGATCCAGGTCAAAGATCTGAAGAAAGCCTTTGGCACCAATCAGGTTCTTGACGGAATTACAACGGATATCTGTCAGGGAGAAGTGGTAGCCATCATCGGTCCGTCCGGTTCCGGTAAATCTACTTTCCTGAGATCCTTAAATCTTCTGGAGGTTCCAACAGGGGGACAGATCCTTTTCGAAGGAACGGATATTACAGACCCGAAAGTTGACATTAACAGACACCGTCAGAAAATCGGAATGGTATTCCAGCAGTTTAATCTTTTTCCACATAAGACAGTAAAAGAGAACATTATGCTGGCTCCTGTAGAACTGAAGCTGATGACAAAGGACGAAGCATCGAAGAAAGCAGACGAGCTTCTGGCACGTGTGGGACTTCCGGATAAAGCCAATGCATATCCGAATATGCTTTCCGGCGGACAGAAACAGCGTATTGCCATTGCGCGTTCCCTGGCTATGAATCCGGATGTAATGCTTTTCGATGAGCCGACTTCCGCACTTGACCCTGAGATGGTCGGAGAGGTTCTGGAGCTGATGAAAGAGCTGGCACAGTCCGGTATGACTATGGCTGTAGTTACCCATGAGATGGGATTTGCCAGAGAAGTGGCAACCAGAGTCCTTTTCATTGATGATGGTAAGATCCAGGAGGAGAATACTCCGAAAGAGTTCTTCGCCAACCCGAAGAACCAGAGACTGAGAGATTTTCTTTCAAAGGTTTTATAA
- the def gene encoding peptide deformylase gives MALRTIRVEGDPVLTKVSRPVDKMTPRNHELIMDMLDTMYDAMGVGLAAPQVGILKRIVVIDVGEGPIVLINPEILETSGEQTGDEGCLSVPGMAGQVTRPNYVKVKALDIDMNEVEYEGEGLLARAFCHEIDHLDGHMYTELVEGELHHVTYDEDEE, from the coding sequence ATGGCACTTAGAACAATCAGAGTAGAAGGTGATCCGGTACTTACGAAGGTAAGCAGACCGGTAGACAAGATGACACCAAGGAACCATGAACTGATCATGGATATGCTGGATACCATGTATGATGCGATGGGCGTAGGACTTGCTGCACCGCAGGTTGGAATCCTCAAAAGAATCGTAGTGATCGATGTAGGAGAAGGCCCTATCGTACTGATCAATCCTGAGATCCTTGAGACATCCGGAGAGCAGACAGGAGATGAGGGATGCTTAAGCGTACCGGGAATGGCAGGACAGGTTACACGTCCCAACTATGTGAAAGTAAAAGCTCTGGATATAGATATGAATGAAGTGGAATATGAAGGAGAAGGCCTTCTGGCACGTGCTTTCTGTCATGAGATCGATCATCTTGACGGACATATGTATACAGAGCTGGTGGAGGGAGAACTTCACCATGTAACTTATGATGAAGATGAAGAATAA
- a CDS encoding bile acid:sodium symporter family protein, which yields MLKRFNSFIEKWMALVTPTCLLLGVCFPDIAKHGLPYVPAVFAFITFSGALKSRFKDVANVFRHPGPLILILLLLHVVIPAAACGAGHLFFGDNMDLITGMVLEFAVPTAVVSLMWVTIYEGNSPLSLSLVVLDTVLAPFLIPATLQILLGSAVTMDSTKMMRELVFMVALPAVAAMALNQVTDGKVMKTWPGKLAPFSKLALMFVVTSNSSKVAPYIRDMNMQRVKVALAILVLAASGYALGWLVAHIFRRDRTTAVSMMYGTGMRNISAGAVIAAAYFPGEVMFPVMIGTLFQQVLAALFGKLLAQKKEE from the coding sequence ATGCTGAAAAGATTTAACAGTTTTATAGAAAAGTGGATGGCACTGGTAACACCGACCTGTCTGTTACTGGGTGTATGCTTTCCTGATATTGCCAAACACGGTCTGCCTTATGTGCCGGCCGTGTTTGCATTTATAACATTTTCCGGGGCACTGAAGTCCAGATTTAAGGATGTGGCCAATGTATTTCGTCATCCTGGACCGCTGATCCTGATCCTGCTTCTGCTTCATGTGGTGATCCCGGCAGCAGCCTGTGGAGCTGGTCATCTGTTCTTCGGCGATAATATGGATCTGATCACGGGAATGGTGCTGGAATTTGCAGTTCCGACGGCAGTGGTAAGCCTGATGTGGGTGACCATCTATGAGGGCAACAGTCCCCTGTCTTTATCGCTGGTGGTACTTGATACTGTGCTTGCGCCGTTTCTGATCCCGGCAACGCTGCAGATCCTGCTGGGTTCTGCGGTAACTATGGATTCCACGAAGATGATGAGAGAACTGGTATTTATGGTGGCTCTGCCTGCAGTTGCGGCAATGGCACTGAATCAGGTTACAGATGGAAAAGTGATGAAGACATGGCCGGGGAAACTGGCGCCTTTTTCCAAACTGGCGCTGATGTTTGTAGTAACATCCAATTCTTCTAAGGTGGCTCCTTATATCCGCGATATGAATATGCAGAGGGTAAAGGTTGCACTGGCAATTCTGGTTCTGGCTGCTTCCGGATATGCACTGGGATGGCTGGTGGCTCATATTTTCAGGCGGGACCGCACCACGGCGGTTTCCATGATGTATGGAACCGGAATGAGGAATATCAGTGCGGGAGCGGTGATCGCAGCTGCATATTTTCCGGGAGAAGTGATGTTTCCGGTTATGATCGGAACACTTTTTCAGCAGGTTCTGGCTGCATTGTTCGGGAAACTGCTAGCACAGAAGAAAGAAGAATAA
- the asnA gene encoding aspartate--ammonia ligase encodes MEQIKIPDGYHSALNLHDTQIAIKTVKDFFQQTLSQKLNLLRVSAPVFVNPSSGLNDNLNGVERPVSFDIKGQDETAEIVHSLAKWKRYALKKYGFAHGEGLYTDMIAIRRDEDLDNIHSVYVDQWDWEKIISKEERNMDTLVSTVRAIYSVLRKTEKYMAVQYDYIEEILPREIAFVSTQELVDMYPDLTPKEREYKIVKEKGAVFLMQVGKTLTNGERHDGRAPDYDDWELNGDILVYYPVLDIALELSSMGIRVDEDALDKQLTIADCDDRRELPFQKAILNKELPYTIGGGIGQSRICMFFLRKAHIGEVHASLWPEEVMAEAEAKGVQLL; translated from the coding sequence ATGGAACAGATTAAAATTCCTGATGGATATCATTCAGCTTTAAACCTCCATGATACCCAGATTGCCATTAAGACCGTGAAGGATTTCTTCCAGCAGACTCTGTCACAGAAACTGAATCTGCTGCGTGTTTCCGCTCCTGTATTCGTCAACCCGTCATCCGGTCTGAACGATAACCTTAACGGCGTAGAACGCCCTGTAAGCTTCGACATCAAGGGACAGGATGAAACAGCAGAGATCGTTCATTCCCTTGCGAAATGGAAAAGATATGCACTGAAGAAATACGGCTTCGCTCACGGCGAGGGCCTGTATACAGATATGATTGCCATCCGCCGCGATGAAGACCTGGACAACATCCATTCTGTATATGTAGACCAATGGGACTGGGAAAAGATCATCAGCAAAGAAGAACGCAACATGGATACTCTGGTTTCCACAGTACGCGCCATCTACAGCGTGCTGCGCAAAACTGAGAAGTACATGGCTGTACAGTATGACTATATCGAAGAAATCCTTCCAAGAGAGATCGCATTTGTCAGCACTCAGGAGCTGGTAGACATGTATCCTGACCTTACTCCGAAGGAACGTGAATACAAGATCGTTAAAGAAAAAGGTGCTGTATTCCTTATGCAGGTTGGTAAAACTTTAACCAACGGAGAACGCCATGACGGACGTGCACCGGACTATGATGACTGGGAATTAAACGGTGATATCCTGGTATATTATCCGGTTCTGGACATCGCTCTGGAGCTTTCTTCCATGGGTATCCGTGTAGACGAAGACGCTCTGGATAAACAGCTGACTATCGCAGACTGCGATGACAGACGTGAACTTCCTTTCCAGAAAGCTATCCTGAATAAAGAGCTTCCATATACCATCGGCGGCGGCATCGGTCAGTCCCGAATCTGTATGTTCTTCTTACGCAAAGCTCATATCGGTGAAGTACATGCTTCCCTGTGGCCGGAAGAGGTTATGGCAGAAGCTGAGGCTAAGGGTGTTCAGCTTTTATAA
- the arcC gene encoding carbamate kinase, which yields MSEKITVVALGHRALGTTLPEQKIATKKAAKAIADLVEAGNRVVVSHSNGPQVGMIHTAMNEFGKAHPDYTFAPMSVCSAMSQGYIGYDLQTAIRAELISRGIYKPVATVLTQVVIDPYDDAFAEPEKIIGRILTEEEAAAEENKGNFVTRLEDGTYKRIVAAPKPQKIVELETIRTLVDAGQVVIAAGGGGIPVMEQGIDLHGASAIIEKDLTCGLLAEELNADTLLILTSVEKVSLNLDKADEEFLGGISVEEAKKYMAENQFAPGSMLPKFEAGISFVEKGEGRRTVITDIAHAKDGYFEKTGTIIH from the coding sequence ATGAGCGAAAAAATTACAGTAGTTGCACTGGGTCACAGAGCACTTGGCACCACTTTACCTGAACAGAAAATCGCTACCAAGAAGGCAGCCAAAGCCATCGCCGATCTTGTAGAAGCAGGAAACCGTGTAGTAGTTTCCCACAGTAACGGCCCACAGGTCGGAATGATCCATACAGCCATGAACGAATTCGGAAAAGCACATCCGGATTATACTTTCGCACCTATGTCTGTATGTTCTGCCATGAGCCAGGGATATATCGGATATGACCTTCAGACTGCTATCCGTGCAGAACTGATCTCCCGTGGTATTTATAAACCGGTTGCCACTGTTCTTACACAGGTGGTTATTGATCCATATGACGATGCTTTCGCTGAACCGGAGAAGATCATCGGACGTATTCTCACAGAAGAAGAAGCTGCTGCTGAAGAGAATAAAGGAAACTTTGTTACCAGACTGGAAGACGGCACTTATAAGAGAATCGTAGCTGCACCGAAACCACAGAAGATCGTGGAACTGGAAACAATCCGTACTCTGGTTGACGCAGGACAGGTTGTGATCGCTGCAGGGGGCGGCGGAATTCCGGTTATGGAACAGGGAATCGATCTCCACGGTGCAAGTGCCATTATCGAGAAGGATCTTACCTGCGGACTTCTGGCAGAAGAACTGAACGCAGATACTTTACTGATCCTCACAAGTGTAGAAAAAGTAAGTCTGAACCTTGATAAAGCCGACGAGGAATTCCTGGGCGGAATCTCTGTAGAAGAAGCTAAGAAATACATGGCAGAAAATCAGTTTGCACCAGGATCCATGCTTCCGAAATTCGAAGCAGGCATCTCTTTTGTTGAAAAAGGAGAAGGACGCAGAACTGTGATCACAGATATTGCTCATGCGAAAGATGGCTATTTCGAAAAAACAGGAACTATTATTCATTAA
- the nrdD gene encoding anaerobic ribonucleoside-triphosphate reductase, producing MIYVIKKDGTKELFNSRKIVAAVNKSAARILYTFSEEEQDFICRFAEEHAASLGKNEIQIQEMHNIVEGALERVNPAVAKSYRDYRNYKLDFIHMMDDVYTKSQAIRYIGDKSNANTDSALVATKRSLIFNELNKELYRKFFMNRNELQACKDGYIYIHDQSARLDTMNCCLFDVAAVLSGGFEMGNVWYNEPKTLDTAFDVMGDIILSTAAQQYGGFTVPEVDKILAPYAKKSYDRYVEEFMKYSDPSWVGREEKAIERALDKVRREYDQGWQGIEYKLNTVGSSRGDYPFVTVTLGLGTGQFEKMCSMSLLAVHKGGQGKAGHKKPVLFPKIVFLYDENIHGKGKISEDVFEAGVDCSAKTMYPDWLSMSGKGYIASMYKQYGKVISPMGCRAFLSPWYERGGMHPADDKDVPIFVGRFNIGAVSLHLPMILAKARAESRDFYEVLDFYLEMIRNLHIRTYDYLGQMRASTNPLAYCEGGFYGGHLKPNEKIGKLLKPMTASFGITALNELQELYNGKSIAEDGQFALEVLKYINEKVNQFKEEDGYLYAIYGTPAESLCGLQVEQFRKMYGIIEGVSDRPYVSNSFHCHVTEDVTPIEKQDLEGRFWELCNGGKIQYVRYPIDYNREAIRTLIRRAMALGYYEGVNLSLAYCDDCGHEELEMDVCPVCGSKNLTKIDRMNGYLSYSRVHGDTRLNEAKMAEIAERKSM from the coding sequence ATGATTTATGTGATAAAGAAAGACGGAACGAAAGAACTGTTTAATTCCAGGAAGATCGTCGCTGCTGTCAATAAATCAGCAGCCAGAATTTTATATACATTCTCAGAGGAGGAGCAGGATTTTATTTGCCGTTTCGCAGAGGAACATGCAGCTTCTCTCGGGAAGAATGAGATCCAGATCCAGGAGATGCATAATATTGTGGAAGGCGCCCTGGAACGTGTGAATCCTGCAGTTGCCAAGAGCTATCGCGACTACAGAAATTATAAGCTGGATTTCATTCACATGATGGATGATGTGTATACGAAGAGTCAGGCGATCCGTTACATCGGTGATAAGAGTAATGCCAATACGGACAGTGCATTGGTTGCCACCAAGCGAAGTCTGATCTTCAATGAACTGAATAAAGAACTTTACCGGAAATTCTTCATGAACCGTAATGAGCTGCAGGCATGCAAGGATGGATATATTTACATTCATGATCAGTCTGCAAGGCTGGATACCATGAACTGCTGTCTGTTTGATGTGGCAGCTGTACTCAGCGGTGGTTTTGAGATGGGAAATGTCTGGTACAATGAGCCGAAGACACTGGATACTGCTTTTGATGTTATGGGAGATATCATCCTGAGCACAGCAGCCCAGCAGTACGGTGGATTTACCGTACCTGAGGTAGATAAGATCCTGGCTCCCTATGCGAAGAAGAGCTATGACAGATATGTAGAAGAATTTATGAAATATTCCGATCCAAGCTGGGTGGGAAGAGAAGAGAAAGCCATCGAAAGAGCTCTTGATAAAGTCAGAAGAGAGTATGACCAGGGATGGCAGGGAATCGAGTACAAGCTGAACACAGTTGGTTCCTCCAGAGGAGATTATCCTTTCGTAACAGTTACCCTTGGACTTGGAACCGGTCAGTTCGAGAAAATGTGCAGTATGTCACTTCTGGCAGTCCATAAAGGCGGTCAGGGTAAAGCCGGACATAAGAAACCGGTACTTTTCCCGAAGATTGTGTTCCTCTATGATGAGAATATTCATGGAAAGGGAAAGATCAGTGAGGATGTGTTCGAGGCTGGAGTTGACTGTTCCGCGAAGACCATGTATCCGGACTGGCTTTCCATGTCAGGTAAGGGTTATATTGCCAGCATGTACAAGCAGTATGGGAAGGTTATCAGTCCTATGGGCTGCAGAGCTTTCTTAAGCCCATGGTACGAAAGAGGCGGCATGCATCCTGCAGATGATAAGGATGTGCCGATATTTGTAGGAAGATTTAATATCGGTGCTGTCAGTCTTCACCTTCCTATGATCCTGGCGAAAGCCAGAGCGGAGAGCAGAGATTTCTATGAGGTCCTTGATTTCTATCTGGAAATGATCCGAAATCTTCATATCCGTACTTATGATTATCTGGGCCAGATGCGTGCATCCACCAATCCTCTTGCTTACTGTGAGGGTGGTTTCTATGGTGGTCATCTTAAGCCAAACGAAAAGATCGGCAAGCTGTTAAAACCAATGACCGCTTCTTTCGGAATCACAGCGTTAAATGAACTCCAGGAACTTTATAATGGCAAATCCATTGCAGAAGATGGCCAGTTTGCCCTGGAAGTTCTCAAATATATTAATGAAAAAGTAAACCAGTTCAAGGAAGAGGACGGTTATCTTTATGCAATCTACGGAACACCGGCAGAGAGTCTCTGCGGTCTTCAGGTAGAACAGTTCCGTAAGATGTACGGGATCATCGAAGGTGTATCGGATCGTCCGTATGTAAGCAACAGCTTCCACTGCCACGTAACTGAGGACGTGACGCCCATCGAGAAACAGGATCTGGAAGGTCGTTTCTGGGAACTGTGCAATGGAGGCAAGATTCAGTATGTCCGTTATCCTATCGACTATAACCGGGAAGCTATCCGTACCCTGATCAGACGTGCCATGGCTCTGGGCTACTATGAGGGAGTAAATCTTTCCCTGGCTTACTGCGATGACTGTGGTCACGAAGAACTGGAAATGGATGTCTGCCCTGTCTGCGGTTCCAAGAATCTTACCAAGATCGACCGCATGAACGGTTACTTATCCTACAGCCGTGTTCATGGTGACACCCGTCTTAACGAAGCTAAGATGGCTGAAATAGCTGAACGAAAATCAATGTAA